TTGTTAAGATTGATTTTGATCATACCACCATTCACGGAAGCCTCAATCGCGTTTTTAATAAGGTTAATAAAAAGTTGTTTTAGCTGGTTCGGCTCGCACTCCAATAATATGTCCTCTTCCGGTAGTTTAGCATCAATTTGCACATTATAAAGGCTTGCTTCCGTATTTAATAACGACAAAACATCTGTTAACAGCTTTTGAATAACCGCGGTTGTCATTTTTAAATGCTGAGGTTTTGCTAATAATAACAATTCACCGACAATATGATTGATCCGATTTAATTCATCAAGCATTATTTGATAATAAAATTGATGCCGTTCATCCTCAACTTTTAGGAGCTGAACAAATCCTTTTAAAGATGTAAGGGGATTGCGAATTTCATGAGCAACACTTGCTGAAAGTTCCCCTACAACAGAGAGTTTTTCCGTTCGCCGCAATCGCTCCTCTGTTTTTCTAATATTGGTAACATCACGTCCATATCCAATAATTCCGGTGATTTGCCCGTTAATAACAATGGGTACCGTAGTACATTGTAAAATGATAGTGTTTTCATTCGCATCAGGCACTTTGATTTCATACATAATCGGCTTGATTTCTTCTGTCACAGAGGAAATAAATTTTTGAATATGAGATTTATATTTTTTCGGTAAAAGTTCTGAAACGTTTTTACCTATCATTTCTTCGCGTTTAAAACCAGTTATTAATTCAAAATGCGAATTTATGTTAGTGAAATTACCATGTAAATCCATCATATAAACGATATCGGGACTATATTCAAATAGTGATTTGTATTGTTGCTGACTCTCAGCTAATTGTTGTGCCATTTTTTTATATTCGGTTATGTCTCGGCCGATTATAACCATTCCATGACGGGAGCCATCCGGATGAAATAGCGGGACTTTGATTGTATCAAACGTTTTGACAGAACCATCAGGAACCGGAAGGACTTCTTCAATCCGTGTGATCTTGCCATTTAACCATGCCTCTTCATCTGATACTTCACAATAACGAAGGGCATCTGCATAAAATGAGGTATACTCAGCAAGCTCAGAATCTTTTTTCCCTCGATAATCAACATTTTCCAGCTGGAACAATTTCAAACCAAATTCATTGGCTTCAATCCATCGTCCTTCTCCATCTTTAAAGTTCACAAAATCGACCATGGAATTAATTAAAGTAGAAAGGCGTTCCCGGTCTTCTTTTGAGGAATGCAATTCAACTGTTTTATTGATATAAAAGTTAAAAAATGCACCAGTTAGGACTATATAAAAAATTTCCTTCACTCTGGCTAATAGATCCCCATAAAATGGCGGAACAAATCGGCTTATAAAGTAATTAGAACCATAAATCCAAATCATACTGGCGATAAAGTAAATGAGGATTAACTTTTTCTTCTTCATGAATAAATTCAATTCCTTCAGGAAACAAGTTCATAGATTATAGTCAAATATAATTGTACAAGAATATGTAAAACTTTGGTACAACCCAAAAATGGAAATGATTAATTGATCCTTTTTCCAAGTATAATTAAATCTCTTTCCAAGTCATCCAATTCAGCAATATTAGGAAGATGAGCCCATTTTTCAAATCCAAACCTTTCGAACAGCTTAAGGCTCGGTTCATTATGCCCAAAGATAAATCCAAGCAAAGTCTTTATATTTAATTCTTGGCAGGCATCTATTGCTTTTTGCAACAAAAATTTGCCCAATTTTTTCCCGCGAAAATCAGAATGAATATAGATACTCACTTCAGCTGTGGCATTATATGCTGGTCTGCCATAAAAGGATTGGAAGCTGATCCATCCGCAAATTTTGCCGTCGTATTCAGCAACCCACAGTGGTCTAAATGATGGGGAATGCTCGTGAAACCACTTGATACGGCTTTCGACACTGACTGGTTCCAAATCAGCGGTGACCATTCGTCCAGGGATGGTAGAATTATAAATATCAACTATATCAGGTAAGTCATTTAAATTGGCATCTCTTAATATAATTTCGTTTAACACTATTTTCACTCCACTTCTTTACCATACTAAAATCATGTT
Above is a genomic segment from Neobacillus endophyticus containing:
- a CDS encoding PAS domain S-box protein is translated as MKKKKLILIYFIASMIWIYGSNYFISRFVPPFYGDLLARVKEIFYIVLTGAFFNFYINKTVELHSSKEDRERLSTLINSMVDFVNFKDGEGRWIEANEFGLKLFQLENVDYRGKKDSELAEYTSFYADALRYCEVSDEEAWLNGKITRIEEVLPVPDGSVKTFDTIKVPLFHPDGSRHGMVIIGRDITEYKKMAQQLAESQQQYKSLFEYSPDIVYMMDLHGNFTNINSHFELITGFKREEMIGKNVSELLPKKYKSHIQKFISSVTEEIKPIMYEIKVPDANENTIILQCTTVPIVINGQITGIIGYGRDVTNIRKTEERLRRTEKLSVVGELSASVAHEIRNPLTSLKGFVQLLKVEDERHQFYYQIMLDELNRINHIVGELLLLAKPQHLKMTTAVIQKLLTDVLSLLNTEASLYNVQIDAKLPEEDILLECEPNQLKQLFINLIKNAIEASVNGGMIKINLNKKNQDTLVITIKDNGIGISKERLKRLGEPFYSSKEKGTGLGLTVSYRIVQSHKGTIQFESQKHHGTMVSVSFPLSQEPTINTIH
- a CDS encoding GNAT family N-acetyltransferase — its product is MLNEIILRDANLNDLPDIVDIYNSTIPGRMVTADLEPVSVESRIKWFHEHSPSFRPLWVAEYDGKICGWISFQSFYGRPAYNATAEVSIYIHSDFRGKKLGKFLLQKAIDACQELNIKTLLGFIFGHNEPSLKLFERFGFEKWAHLPNIAELDDLERDLIILGKRIN